From Erinaceus europaeus chromosome 9, mEriEur2.1, whole genome shotgun sequence, one genomic window encodes:
- the LOC107523099 gene encoding keratin-associated protein 21-1-like, with amino-acid sequence MCCNYYGNSCGYGYGYGCGFGPYYGSRYGTGYGCGYGLGYGCGLGSHYGWGCGTGYGCGSGSGSGYCGYRPFYYRRCYSSCC; translated from the coding sequence ATGTGTTGCAACTACTACGGCAACTCCTGTGGCTATGGCTATGGCTACGGCTGTGGATTTGGCCCATATTATGGCTCCAGATATGGAACTGGCTATGGTTGTGGCTATGGCTTAGGCTATGGCTGTGGACTTGGCTCCCATTATGGCTGGGGCTGTGGTACGGGATATGGCTGTGgatctggctctggctctggctacTGTGGCTACAGGCCATTTTACTATAGAAGGTGCTATTCTTCTTGCTGCTAG
- the LOC103123004 gene encoding keratin-associated protein 21-1 gives MCCNYSGNSCGYGCGYGSGYGCGYGSGCGYGCGCGSGSGSGYGCGYGSGYSYGCDYGSGYGCGYGSRYGCGYGSGYGCGYDSRYGCGYGSGCCSYRPFCYRRCYSSCC, from the coding sequence ATGTGTTGTAACTACTCTGGGAACTCCTGTGGCTATGGCTGTGGCTATGGTTCTGGCTATGGCTGTGGATATGGCTCTGGTTGTGGTtatggctgtggctgtggctctggctctggctctggctatGGTTGTGGATACGGCTCTGGCTACAGTTATGGCTGTGACTATGGTTCCGGCTATGGCTGTGGCTATGGCTCCCGGTATGGCTGTGGCTATGGTTCCGGCTATGGCTGTGGCTATGACTCCCGGTATGGCTGTGGCTATGGTTCTGGGTGTTGTAGTTACAGACCCTTTTGCTACAGAAGATGCTATTCCTCTTGCTGTTAA
- the LOC103123005 gene encoding keratin-associated protein 21-1-like — translation MCCNYGNSCGSYGYGCGYGSRYGCGYGSGYGCGYGSGYGCGYGSGYGCGYGSGYGCGYGSGYGCGYGSGYGCGYGSRYGCGYGSGYGCGYGSGYGCGYGSGYGCGYGSGYGSCCSYRPFVYRKCYSSCC, via the coding sequence ATGTGCTGCAACTACGGAAACTCTTGTGGTAGCTACGGCTATGGCTGTGGCTACGGTTCCAGATATGGCTGTGGCTATGGTTCCGGATACGGCTGTGGCTATGGTTCCGGATACGGCTGTGGCTATGGTTCCGGATACGGCTGTGGCTATGGTTCCGGATATGGCTGTGGCTATGGTTCCGGTTACGGCTGTGGCTATGGTTCCGGTTACGGCTGTGGCTATGGTTCCAGATATGGTTGTGGCTATGGTTCCGGATATGGTTGTGGCTATGGTTCTGGATATGGCTGTGGCTATGGTTCTGGATATGGTTGTGGCTATGGTTCTGGATATGGCTCCTGCTGTAGTTATCGCCCATTTGTCTACAGAAAATGCTATTCTTCTTGCTGCTAG